The following coding sequences lie in one Micromonospora sp. R77 genomic window:
- a CDS encoding nitrate- and nitrite sensing domain-containing protein: MTVPASRASRRPRLSGRVLPLLLVLALVAPVGLLFTQTYRLTGDDRELAGRERLGVRYLRALGPVTDALVEAQSTTVGGGSVSRGALTAAVEQMATVDSAVGDELRSHERWSGLRAKLEALPDRAITDPEAAFVAYGEATDLLLQLYRKVRESSGLTRDPQSDSFFLQDAITGDLPTATVYAGRLVDMSRLAPRRPAAERPKALLQLAELRVAALVPATDLVADLRAAVDSSESTDLGANVLTPLDTYQRSLEAFGAYGTPAAGTAAPDPAGLSASGGTAQAAAKQLRGVIFDQLDALLAERIDRLDRDRWVAVAAVGAAALLLAVLVWTLLAALGRPAGPSRNGGSGRTPTRCPTRGSRPPSRASSSRSARSAAPSRNGGDPSMLLGRLRIRGKLALLVIIPLVSMVGLAVPVVLGRVAAAQRAGDTAATVRVASRIGSLVQDLQQERLLSVGLLLGRVSRTELIQKSATVDDQVADLRAESLPGRVAAALDGVRKLADLRTAVLAGKATPEQILAAFGPVDTALIEALRLPFQVDTDTSAGRQVLALDALLRADEGLSACATLIVLVKATGDPKVSAAYIACMSALQVDNLRFRGLITREQYQLAMLDDAAVAARTSPTFLVDSVRDPVAAIAAVPLDALFPSVRSMITLGQFVEKKVVADVIAETTADQRRALTVAWLVGLAAALVLLVVVLLSMAVARTVARPLTRLTRSADRVARVAEAELVRVADDESESVQPVRLDPVDVRARDEIGDLARAFERVQSTAARLVERQVAGRRNVAQMFGHVGRRTQNLVGRQIALIDRLERQETDPGRLEHLYRLDHISSRLRRNAGSLVVLSGSAGTDGHVAPVPLADVVRLALGEIEDYTRVDVQVPPGVSAAPATVGDLVLALAELMENATVSSPPHTRVVVAGELTDGGARLTVVDRGIGMTAERLAEENARLTRRERLDLAPTEVLGLFVVGRLARRHGWKVDLVPTAGGGVTARLEIPRALLVIRRPERAGVTVARAAVPARDRRSPEHRGPSAAPVDGRSALAAPTEDRRPAAAELALPGFDPALLSRATRSMAAGEPWNAFGTTDAVDATATDAPAARTGTDQPQQPVAGPPCSPPGRPPRRPPGYDR, translated from the coding sequence ATGACCGTCCCCGCGTCGCGGGCCAGTCGACGGCCCCGGCTGTCGGGCCGCGTCCTGCCGCTGCTGCTCGTGCTGGCCCTGGTCGCCCCGGTCGGGCTGCTCTTCACGCAGACGTACCGGCTGACCGGGGACGACCGGGAACTGGCCGGCCGGGAACGGCTCGGGGTGCGTTACCTGCGCGCCCTCGGCCCGGTGACCGACGCGCTGGTCGAGGCCCAGTCCACCACCGTCGGCGGCGGATCGGTCTCCCGCGGCGCGCTCACCGCCGCCGTCGAGCAGATGGCCACCGTGGACAGCGCCGTCGGCGACGAGCTGCGCAGCCACGAACGGTGGTCCGGGCTCCGGGCCAAGCTGGAGGCCCTGCCGGACCGGGCGATCACCGACCCGGAGGCGGCCTTCGTCGCGTACGGGGAGGCCACCGACCTGCTGCTGCAGCTGTACCGGAAGGTGCGGGAGAGCTCCGGGCTGACCCGCGACCCACAGTCCGACTCGTTCTTCCTCCAGGACGCCATCACCGGGGACCTCCCCACCGCCACGGTGTACGCCGGCCGGCTCGTGGACATGTCCCGGCTGGCTCCCCGACGCCCGGCCGCCGAACGGCCGAAGGCCCTCCTCCAGCTGGCCGAACTTCGGGTGGCCGCCCTCGTCCCGGCCACCGACCTGGTGGCTGACCTGCGGGCCGCGGTGGACAGCTCGGAGAGCACCGACCTGGGCGCCAACGTGCTGACCCCACTGGACACCTACCAGCGCTCGCTCGAGGCGTTCGGCGCGTACGGCACGCCGGCCGCCGGCACCGCGGCACCCGACCCGGCCGGGCTCTCCGCCAGCGGCGGCACCGCCCAGGCCGCCGCCAAGCAGCTGCGCGGCGTCATCTTCGACCAGCTCGACGCGCTGCTGGCCGAGCGCATCGACCGGCTCGACCGGGACCGCTGGGTGGCCGTGGCCGCCGTGGGAGCCGCCGCGCTGCTGCTGGCGGTGCTGGTCTGGACGTTGCTCGCGGCCCTGGGCCGGCCCGCCGGGCCGAGCAGGAACGGCGGGAGCGGCAGGACGCCGACACGCTGCCCGACCCGTGGCAGCCGCCCGCCGAGCCGCGCCAGCTCCAGCCGGTCGGCCCGGTCCGCGGCACCGAGCCGGAACGGTGGGGACCCTTCGATGCTGCTCGGTAGGCTGCGGATCCGGGGCAAGCTCGCCCTGCTCGTGATCATCCCGCTGGTGAGCATGGTGGGGCTCGCCGTACCGGTCGTCCTCGGCCGGGTGGCCGCCGCGCAGCGGGCCGGCGACACCGCCGCCACCGTCCGGGTCGCCAGCCGGATCGGCAGCCTCGTGCAGGACCTCCAGCAGGAACGGCTGCTCTCGGTGGGGCTGCTGCTGGGCCGGGTGAGCCGTACCGAGCTGATCCAGAAGTCGGCGACGGTGGACGACCAGGTCGCCGACCTGCGCGCCGAGTCGCTCCCCGGCCGGGTCGCGGCGGCCCTCGACGGCGTACGCAAACTGGCCGACCTGCGTACCGCCGTGCTCGCCGGGAAGGCCACCCCGGAGCAGATCCTGGCGGCCTTCGGGCCGGTCGACACGGCGCTGATCGAGGCGCTGCGGCTGCCGTTCCAGGTGGACACCGACACCTCCGCCGGGCGGCAGGTGCTGGCGCTGGACGCGCTGCTGCGCGCCGACGAGGGGCTGAGCGCCTGCGCCACCCTGATCGTGCTGGTCAAGGCGACGGGCGACCCGAAGGTCTCGGCGGCCTACATCGCCTGCATGTCCGCGCTCCAGGTGGACAACCTGCGGTTCCGTGGCCTGATCACCCGCGAGCAGTACCAGCTCGCCATGCTGGACGACGCGGCGGTGGCCGCCCGGACCTCGCCCACCTTCCTGGTCGACAGCGTCCGGGACCCGGTCGCCGCGATCGCCGCCGTGCCGCTGGACGCGCTCTTCCCGTCCGTCCGCTCGATGATCACGCTCGGTCAGTTCGTGGAGAAGAAGGTCGTCGCGGACGTCATCGCCGAGACCACCGCCGACCAGCGGCGGGCGCTCACCGTCGCCTGGCTGGTGGGCCTGGCCGCCGCCCTGGTCCTGCTGGTCGTGGTGCTGCTCAGCATGGCCGTCGCCCGGACGGTGGCCCGCCCGCTGACCCGGCTCACCCGCTCCGCCGACCGGGTCGCCCGGGTCGCCGAGGCCGAACTGGTCCGGGTCGCCGACGACGAGTCCGAGTCCGTCCAGCCGGTCCGCCTCGACCCGGTCGACGTCCGGGCCCGGGACGAGATCGGCGACCTGGCGCGGGCCTTCGAACGGGTGCAGAGCACCGCCGCCCGGCTGGTCGAACGGCAGGTCGCCGGCCGGCGCAACGTGGCGCAGATGTTCGGCCACGTCGGCCGCCGTACGCAGAACCTGGTCGGCCGGCAGATCGCCCTGATCGACCGGCTGGAACGGCAGGAGACCGACCCGGGCCGGCTGGAGCACCTGTACCGCCTCGACCACATCTCCAGCCGGCTGCGCCGCAACGCCGGGAGCCTGGTCGTCCTCTCCGGGTCGGCCGGCACCGACGGCCACGTCGCACCGGTGCCGCTGGCCGACGTGGTGCGGCTGGCGCTCGGCGAGATCGAGGACTACACCCGGGTCGACGTGCAGGTCCCGCCCGGCGTGTCGGCCGCGCCGGCCACCGTCGGCGACCTGGTGCTGGCGCTCGCCGAGCTGATGGAGAACGCCACCGTCTCCTCCCCGCCGCACACCCGGGTGGTGGTGGCCGGCGAGCTGACCGACGGAGGCGCCCGGCTGACCGTGGTCGACCGGGGCATCGGCATGACCGCCGAACGCCTCGCCGAGGAGAACGCCCGGCTGACCCGGCGGGAACGACTCGACCTGGCCCCGACCGAGGTGCTCGGCCTCTTCGTGGTCGGGCGGCTGGCCCGCCGGCACGGCTGGAAGGTGGACCTCGTACCGACCGCCGGTGGCGGGGTGACCGCCCGGCTGGAGATCCCCCGGGCGCTGCTGGTGATCCGCCGGCCGGAGCGGGCCGGGGTCACGGTGGCGCGGGCCGCCGTACCGGCCCGGGACCGGCGGTCGCCGGAACACCGGGGGCCGAGCGCCGCCCCGGTCGACGGGCGGAGCGCGCTCGCCGCGCCGACGGAGGACCGGCGGCCGGCCGCTGCGGAGCTGGCCCTGCCCGGCTTCGACCCGGCGCTGCTGAGCCGGGCCACCCGCAGCATGGCGGCGGGCGAGCCGTGGAACGCCTTCGGCACCACCGATGCGGTCGATGCCACCGCGACGGACGCCCCGGCCGCGCGGACCGGGACCGACCAGCCGCAGCAGCCGGTGGCCGGGCCGCCCTGCTCGCCGCCGGGCCGCCCGCCGCGCCGGCCACCGGGGTACGACCGCTGA
- a CDS encoding DUF742 domain-containing protein, translating into MLTAGRTTGADPAIGLETQVTARPETGSWAVSSRLAPELQAIVALCGEPISVAEISARMRMHFGVTRVLVGDLRAAGHLDVHVGGTEDVFDPALILRLIDGLRAIS; encoded by the coding sequence GTGCTGACCGCCGGGCGGACGACCGGAGCCGACCCGGCGATCGGCCTGGAGACCCAGGTGACCGCCCGCCCGGAGACCGGCTCGTGGGCGGTGTCGTCCCGGCTCGCCCCCGAACTCCAGGCGATCGTCGCGCTCTGCGGCGAGCCGATCTCGGTCGCCGAGATCTCCGCCCGGATGCGGATGCACTTCGGCGTGACCCGGGTCCTGGTCGGCGACCTGCGCGCCGCCGGCCACCTCGACGTGCACGTCGGCGGTACCGAGGACGTCTTCGACCCGGCCCTCATCCTGCGACTGATTGATGGACTCCGTGCGATCTCCTGA
- a CDS encoding ATP/GTP-binding protein, producing the protein MKILIAGGFGVGKTTTVGAISEIAPLTTEAEMTSAGIGVDDPGVRSTKTTTTVAMDFGCVTIDRSLKLYLFGTPGQTRFGFMWEDLARGALGALVVADSARLDDCFPAIDFFERAGLPFVVGVNAFDGRLAHDLASVRWALAIGDHVPVVQFDARERLSVRDALLVVLDRALERATRERDA; encoded by the coding sequence GTGAAGATCCTCATCGCCGGCGGGTTCGGGGTGGGCAAGACCACCACGGTGGGCGCGATCTCCGAGATCGCCCCGCTGACCACCGAGGCCGAGATGACCAGCGCCGGGATCGGCGTCGACGACCCGGGCGTACGGTCGACCAAGACCACCACCACGGTGGCGATGGACTTCGGCTGCGTGACCATCGACCGCAGCCTGAAGCTCTATCTCTTCGGCACCCCCGGCCAGACGCGGTTCGGGTTCATGTGGGAGGACCTGGCCCGGGGCGCGCTCGGGGCACTGGTGGTGGCGGACAGCGCCCGGCTCGACGACTGCTTCCCGGCGATCGACTTCTTCGAGCGGGCCGGGTTGCCCTTCGTGGTGGGGGTGAACGCCTTCGACGGGCGGCTGGCGCACGACCTGGCGTCGGTCCGTTGGGCGCTGGCCATCGGTGACCACGTACCGGTGGTGCAGTTCGACGCACGGGAACGGCTCTCCGTCCGGGACGCCCTGCTGGTCGTCCTGGACCGCGCGCTGGAACGGGCGACCCGGGAGCGGGACGCCTGA